Proteins from a genomic interval of Diospyros lotus cultivar Yz01 chromosome 6, ASM1463336v1, whole genome shotgun sequence:
- the LOC127803928 gene encoding cytochrome P450 71AU50-like: protein MKPDMGWSWGIALAVAVLALAYLLQAVAWLRRNKKNNRLPPGPKPLPILGHFHLLGKLPHQDLHRLAKKHGPIMYLRFGFVPNIVVSSPEAAEQFLKTHDIVFAGRPPHEAAKYIFYEQRSMSFAQYGPFWKEVRKLCTLQLFSAHKIASFKAVRKEELDILIDKIKQAAQDRITVDLSASLSSMSADMSCQMVFGKKYAEEEFDEKGFKAVIQEALRLVALPNIGDYYPYIGKLDLQGLNRRMKDVSKVFDRFFEKIIDEHVQAGSQGQNKDFVDMLLAFMESDQADFRIDRCHVKAVMLDMLAASIDTSATAIDWTLSELLRHPRVMNKVQDELQQVVGMEGMVEETDLDKLEYLEMVVKEAFRLHPVAPLLLPHEATQDCIVNGYHIPRKARLTINAWAISRDPNVWTDPEKFVPERFEGSTIDLRGRDFQLIPFGAGRRGCPGLQLGLLMVKLVVAQLIHCFKWELPDDMLPTDLDMSEEFGLVTTRTKHLLAIPAYRLSK, encoded by the exons ATGAAACCAGATATGGGATGGTCATGGGGAATAGCTCTGGCAGTGGCAGTGCTTGCACTTGCTTACCTCCTGCAAGCAGTAGCCTGGCTCAGGCGGAACAAGAAGAACAACAGATTGCCTCCAGGTCCAAAACCTCTCCCAATTCTGGGCCATTTTCACTTGTTGGGGAAGCTTCCACACCAGGATCTGCACCGGCTGGCCAAGAAACACGGCCCCATCATGTACCTGCGCTTCGGCTTCGTCCCCAACATCGTCGTCTCGTCTCCAGAAGCCGCCGAGCAGTTCCTCAAGACCCACGACATTGTCTTCGCCGGCAGGCCGCCTCACGAGGCAGCCAAGTACATATTTTACGAGCAAAGGAGTATGTCCTTCGCCCAATACGGCCCCTTTTGGAAAGAAGTGCGAAAGCTTTGCACCTTGCAGTTGTTCAGTGCCCACAAGATCGCGTCTTTTAAAGCCGTGAGGAAGGAGGAACTTGACATTTTGATTGACAAAATCAAGCAGGCAGCTCAGGATCGCATTACAGTCGATCTGAGCGCTAGCCTCTCATCCATGAGTGCGGATATGAGCTGTCAGATGGTGTTCGGGAAGAAGTATGCGGAGGAGGAGTTCGACGAGAAGGGGTTCAAAGCTGTGATTCAAGAGGCATTGAGGTTGGTAGCTCTTCCAAACATTGGTGATTACTATCCCTACATTGGGAAGCTTGATCTGCAAGGGCTAAATCGGCGGATGAAGGATGTAAGCAAGGTGTTTGATCGATTCTTTGAGAAGATCATCGACGAACATGTTCAAGCTGGGAGCCAAGGGCAAAACAAGGACTTTGTTGACATGTTGTTAGCCTTCATGGAATCTGATCAAGCCGATTTCCGTATTGATCGTTGCCATGTTAAAGCTGTTATGTTG GATATGCTTGCTGCCTCCATCGACACTTCCGCAACCGCAATTGATTGGACCCTGTCTGAGCTTCTGAGGCATCCACGAGTGATGAACAAAGTCCAAGATGAGCTTCAACAAGTGGTAGGCATGGAGGGGATGGTGGAAGAAACTGACTTAGACAAGCTGGAGTACTTGGAAATGGTGGTGAAGGAAGCCTTTAGGTTGCATCCGGTGGCACCGTTGTTGCTCCCCCATGAAGCTACCCAAGATTGCATCGTGAATGGCTACCATATACCGCGAAAAGCTCGACTTACCATCAACGCATGGGCCATTAGCAGAGACCCAAATGTGTGGACTGATCCGGAGAAGTTTGTCCCGGAGAGATTTGAAGGGAGCACGATCGATCTGCGGGGCCGTGATTTCCAGTTGATTCCGTTTGGAGCCGGCCGGAGAGGCTGCCCGGGGCTGCAATTGGGCCTACTGATGGTGAAGCTGGTGGTAGCGCAGTTGATACATTGCTTCAAGTGGGAGCTGCCAGATGATATGTTGCCTACGGATTTGGACATGAGTGAGGAGTTTGGTCTGGTTACTACTAGAACTAAGCATCTGCTGGCTATTCCCGCTTATCGCCTTTCCAAATAA